Proteins encoded together in one Staphylococcus aureus window:
- a CDS encoding molybdenum cofactor biosynthesis protein MoaE, with amino-acid sequence MKQFEIVTEPIQTEQYREFTINEYQGAVVVFTGHVREWTKGVKTEYLEYEAYIPMAEKKLAQIGDEINEKWPGTITSIVHRIGPLQISDIAVLIAVSSPHRKDAYRANEYAIERIKEIVPIWKKEIWEDGSKWQGHQKGNYEEAKREE; translated from the coding sequence ATGAAACAATTTGAAATCGTGACAGAACCGATACAAACAGAACAATATCGTGAATTCACTATAAATGAATATCAAGGTGCAGTAGTTGTTTTTACCGGTCATGTTCGCGAATGGACTAAAGGCGTCAAAACGGAATATTTAGAATATGAAGCGTATATTCCAATGGCTGAAAAGAAATTGGCACAAATTGGAGATGAAATAAATGAAAAATGGCCTGGAACGATAACGAGTATTGTTCATAGAATAGGGCCATTACAAATTTCAGATATCGCTGTATTAATTGCGGTTTCTTCACCGCATCGTAAAGATGCCTATCGAGCAAATGAATATGCAATTGAGCGTATAAAAGAAATTGTTCCGATTTGGAAAAAAGAAATTTGGGAAGATGGTTCAAAATGGCAAGGGCATCAAAAAGGGAATTATGAAGAAGCGAAGAGGGAGGAATAA
- the mobB gene encoding molybdopterin-guanine dinucleotide biosynthesis protein B: MILQIVGYKKSGKTTLMRHIVSFLKSHGYTVATIKHHGHGKEDIQLQDSDVDHMKHFEAGADQSIVQGFQYQQTVTRVDNQNLTQIIEKSVTIDTNIVLVEGFKNADFEKVVVYRNEEELQVLQQLSNVCYSINVREHEDFTAFEQWLLNKIKNDCDTQLT; the protein is encoded by the coding sequence ATGATTTTACAAATTGTAGGTTACAAAAAGTCTGGTAAGACAACATTGATGAGGCATATTGTCTCTTTCTTAAAGTCACATGGTTATACAGTTGCTACTATTAAACATCATGGGCATGGTAAGGAAGATATTCAATTACAGGATTCAGACGTCGATCACATGAAGCATTTTGAAGCGGGGGCAGATCAAAGTATTGTACAAGGTTTTCAATATCAGCAAACTGTAACACGTGTAGATAATCAAAATCTTACTCAAATTATTGAAAAATCTGTTACAATTGACACCAATATCGTATTAGTTGAAGGCTTTAAAAATGCTGATTTTGAAAAAGTCGTAGTCTATCGAAATGAAGAAGAGTTGCAAGTATTACAACAATTGTCGAATGTTTGTTATAGCATTAATGTAAGGGAGCATGAAGATTTTACAGCATTTGAGCAATGGTTATTAAATAAAATTAAAAATGATTGTGATACACAATTAACATAG
- the moaA gene encoding GTP 3',8-cyclase MoaA, giving the protein MVEQIKDKLGRPIRDLRLSVTDRCNFRCDYCMPKEVFGDDFVFLPKNELLTFDEMARIAKVYAELGVKKIRITGGEPLMRRDLDVLIAKLNQIDGIEDIGLTTNGLLLKKHGQKLYDAGLRRINVSLDAIDDTLFQSINNRNIKATTILEQIDYATSIGLNVKVNVVIQKGINDDQIIPMLEYFKDKHIEIRFIEFMDVGNDNGWDFSKVVTKDEMLTMIEQHFEIDPVEPKYFGEVAKYYRHKDNGVQFGLITSVSQSFCSTCTRARLSSDGKFYGCLFATVDGFNVKAFIRSGVTDEELKEQFKALWQIRDDRYSDERTAQTVANRQRKKINMNYIGG; this is encoded by the coding sequence ATGGTAGAACAAATAAAAGATAAACTAGGACGTCCCATCCGTGACTTACGGTTATCTGTGACAGATCGGTGTAACTTTAGGTGTGATTATTGCATGCCTAAAGAGGTATTTGGAGATGATTTCGTATTTTTACCTAAAAATGAACTTTTAACGTTTGATGAAATGGCTAGAATCGCTAAGGTATATGCAGAATTAGGTGTAAAAAAAATACGCATTACAGGTGGAGAACCATTGATGCGACGGGATTTAGATGTACTTATAGCTAAATTAAATCAAATCGATGGTATTGAAGATATTGGTTTGACTACAAATGGTTTGTTATTAAAAAAGCATGGACAAAAGTTATATGATGCTGGGCTGCGCAGAATTAATGTCAGTTTGGATGCTATTGATGATACGCTATTTCAATCAATCAATAATCGTAATATTAAAGCGACTACGATTTTAGAACAAATTGATTACGCGACGTCTATTGGTTTGAATGTAAAAGTAAATGTTGTTATACAAAAAGGTATTAACGATGATCAAATCATACCAATGCTTGAATATTTTAAAGATAAACATATAGAGATTCGATTTATAGAATTTATGGATGTTGGTAATGATAATGGATGGGATTTCAGTAAAGTTGTAACTAAAGATGAAATGCTTACAATGATAGAGCAGCACTTTGAAATCGATCCTGTAGAACCAAAATATTTTGGGGAAGTAGCAAAATATTATCGCCATAAGGATAATGGTGTTCAATTTGGTTTGATTACAAGTGTTTCACAATCATTTTGTTCTACATGTACACGCGCAAGGCTGTCATCAGATGGGAAGTTTTACGGATGTTTATTTGCAACTGTCGATGGATTTAACGTTAAAGCGTTTATTCGTTCTGGCGTGACCGACGAAGAATTAAAAGAACAATTTAAAGCTTTATGGCAAATAAGAGATGATCGATATTCAGATGAGAGAACTGCTCAAACAGTTGCCAATCGTCAACGTAAAAAGATAAACATGAATTATATTGGTGGTTAA
- the moaD gene encoding molybdopterin converting factor subunit 1 — translation MKVLYFAEIKDILQKAQEDIVLEQALTVQQFEDLLFERYPQINNKKFQVAVNEEFVQKSDFIQPNDTVALIPPVSGG, via the coding sequence ATGAAGGTACTTTACTTCGCAGAAATTAAAGATATATTACAAAAAGCACAGGAAGATATTGTGCTTGAACAAGCATTGACTGTACAACAATTTGAAGATTTATTGTTTGAACGTTATCCGCAAATCAATAATAAAAAGTTTCAAGTTGCTGTAAATGAGGAATTTGTACAAAAATCGGATTTCATTCAACCTAATGATACTGTTGCATTAATTCCACCGGTTAGTGGAGGTTAA
- the mobA gene encoding molybdenum cofactor guanylyltransferase MobA, with protein sequence MKAIILAGGHSVRFGKPKAFAEVNGETFYSRVIKTLESTNMFNEIIISTNAQLATQFKYPNVVIDDENHNDKGPLAGIYTIMKQHPEEELFFVVSVDTPMITGKAVSTLYQFLVSHLIENHLDVAAFKEDGRFIPTIAFYSPNALGAITKALHSDNYSFKNVYHELSTDYLDVRDVDAPSYWYKNINYQHDLDALIQKL encoded by the coding sequence ATGAAAGCAATAATTCTTGCAGGTGGTCATTCAGTGCGATTTGGTAAGCCCAAAGCTTTTGCGGAAGTGAACGGTGAGACCTTTTATAGTAGAGTAATTAAGACATTAGAATCAACAAATATGTTCAATGAAATTATTATTAGTACAAATGCGCAATTGGCAACGCAATTTAAATATCCAAATGTTGTTATAGATGATGAGAATCATAATGATAAAGGTCCATTAGCAGGAATTTATACAATCATGAAGCAACATCCTGAAGAAGAATTGTTTTTTGTCGTTTCTGTTGATACACCAATGATTACTGGTAAAGCTGTAAGCACGTTGTATCAGTTTTTAGTTTCTCATCTTATTGAAAATCATTTAGATGTCGCAGCTTTTAAAGAAGATGGACGTTTTATTCCAACAATTGCATTTTATAGTCCGAATGCATTAGGCGCTATAACTAAAGCACTACATTCTGATAATTACAGTTTTAAAAATGTATATCATGAATTATCAACGGATTATTTGGATGTAAGGGATGTAGATGCGCCCTCATATTGGTACAAAAATATAAATTATCAGCATGATTTGGACGCTTTAATTCAAAAATTGTAA
- the sarV gene encoding HTH-type transcriptional regulator SarV, whose amino-acid sequence MSNKVQRFIEAERELSQLKHWLKTTHKISIEEFVVLFKVYEAEKISGKELRDTLHFEMLWDTSKIDVIIRKIYKKELISKLRSETDERQVFYFYSTSQKKLLDKITKEIEVLSVTN is encoded by the coding sequence ATGAGTAATAAAGTTCAACGTTTTATAGAAGCAGAAAGGGAGTTAAGTCAGTTAAAGCACTGGTTAAAAACAACACATAAGATTTCAATTGAAGAATTTGTAGTCCTTTTTAAAGTGTATGAAGCTGAAAAGATTAGCGGTAAAGAATTGAGGGATACATTACATTTTGAAATGCTATGGGATACAAGTAAAATCGATGTGATTATCCGTAAAATCTATAAAAAAGAGCTTATTTCTAAATTGCGTTCTGAAACGGATGAAAGACAAGTATTCTATTTCTATAGTACTTCTCAAAAGAAATTGTTAGATAAAATTACTAAAGAAATAGAAGTGTTAAGCGTTACAAACTAA